In Parvivirga hydrogeniphila, one genomic interval encodes:
- a CDS encoding RHS repeat-associated core domain-containing protein has product MSVSGRASSRAISRLVLCTTLAAVMAVTPPLRLVAATRGVFSTKGPRGAWASEAVAAESTTRYESSDPLIAYAGTWTDVADASASGGSVRTTNAAGSALAVFQGTAVVVVASKGPAYGIMTVAIDGGSPVNVDLYSASASYQQAVYTSPVLAEGTHTVVIAWTGLKNKKATGTTINIDALDVTGTLAQAPTPARYESNDARIAFSGAWTDVVDAAASGGSYRMTNATGSCTLTFDGTKAQVLAARGPANGIMNVSLDGTSPVPVDLYASSPAYQQAVYSTPDLPLGRHTLTISWTGTKNRKASSTAINVDAFDVTGSLPPRVVRVSGILSADATWTPNAVWVVDQTVIVPEGRRLAIVAGTVVKFAPSTNGYTSSTSGIKVLGTLDARGTADAPIVFTSIKDDSVGGDTDNAVATPAPKDWGGVGFTGAASSGSVLANAEIRYAGWQWVFDAYNRYTVMPIEDGAAPDIHDLTIRDCGNSGMRIAAASPAMSRLAIRGCDTGIEVQSGSPSVTDSALSNNRYYGVHITSGGPSLKRNFILRNGYAGIYVSGPGVTARINYNDIYGNGASGVVNLVAPAGSPIDALRNYWGRVSGPRDVEFTYAQCEPWLWSPFATPKSAQVLGGRTPCGRWGEPVNTSTGNFYYQAVDLTLPGVGPAIIVGRTYNHQDAQLRTVLGYGWMLDSESYVQQQDDGSALVVYPGGARKTFSPDGADGYVPPQGTLEKLAARSGGGWTLTYLDGTVNTYAPNGSLLSVTDRYGNTVTYTRNSLGAVTRIEGAGGRFVNFTYTGDLLTKVVDNAGRQVTYAYSTSGDLLAVTDTAGSTTRYTYDDQHRIVAVASPKHPSTPFVSHTYDAENRVAVQHDGYGNTGTLSYAEGATTITNNRGYMQVHAFDSEFRLTAETDGAGNTTRRTYNSAGLVESVTDANGHRKAFTYDANGNRTSATDAAGHTTRAAYDLSNNNIRWEENAEGVRTTYTYDSTGTYLERVSNPVFEIVYGHFANGLVSEMTLAGATTRYSYDAAGRLTSVTDPLGGVSAFTYDAAGNLLSTTDPMGRVARFTYDAAGRVLTATDPAGGVTRFAYDANGNRTSITDSRGNTTRFSYDVMDKLSGVTDPLSNTWTYTYDPNYNLASVTDPKGATTRYTYSANDLLAETRDSLGNTWRFTYDAAGNLLRSEQPNGTSVARTYTPDGLLARAEHSTGESYSFSYTPAHRLSSVTDAAGRTLSFSYNPVGWLTRAADTSGERSFETTYAYDAAGRVTALGSDGAPAITYAYDAAGRLTSLALSGFGAATFAYDAAGALVGSSLPNGVETAYAYDAAGRLASIVTTTASGAIAEAYARDAAGKVTSDAAGAYAFDAAGRLVSWTAPGGAVTTYSYDAASNLVSVSVDGSTTASFDVDAACRITNPGFTYDAAGNLTCDGKRRFSYDAAGRLTAVVDASTGTTIVSYAYDAFNRRVSATEGTATVYYHYDGLSARVIAETDAEGAILASYAYDASGRLFAMTRGGDTYFYRLNARGDVVALTDSSGAIVNTYSYDPWGNPLPAHESVPNPYRYASYRYDAATGLYWCWNRYYAPELARFLTRDIYPGELPDPVTLNPYLYCGADPVNNVDPSGMNPAVAVLGIVAVGAACIPVVLLIAYVTGGASVRVPAANEARDAARTAGTPEAEDAANEKCRQLFIQEVQDVDDATYRATTIEESTYQILGETLSGKEIPGLRK; this is encoded by the coding sequence ATGAGCGTATCCGGCAGGGCTTCGTCTCGGGCCATCTCGCGACTCGTCTTGTGCACGACGCTCGCAGCAGTCATGGCAGTCACGCCGCCGCTTCGGCTTGTTGCAGCGACGCGCGGAGTTTTCAGCACGAAGGGTCCGCGCGGAGCCTGGGCGAGCGAGGCGGTTGCTGCAGAGTCAACTACCAGATATGAATCATCCGACCCGCTCATCGCCTATGCCGGCACCTGGACCGATGTTGCCGACGCTTCTGCATCCGGGGGGTCGGTCCGCACCACGAACGCGGCCGGTTCTGCTCTGGCTGTGTTCCAGGGCACCGCCGTGGTGGTTGTTGCGTCGAAGGGGCCGGCCTACGGCATCATGACCGTCGCGATCGACGGAGGCAGTCCGGTCAACGTGGACCTGTACTCGGCATCCGCGAGCTATCAGCAGGCGGTCTACACGTCGCCCGTGCTCGCCGAGGGCACTCACACGGTGGTGATTGCGTGGACCGGTCTCAAGAACAAGAAGGCCACCGGAACGACGATCAACATAGACGCGCTCGACGTCACCGGCACGCTGGCACAGGCGCCAACCCCCGCTCGCTACGAATCGAATGACGCGCGCATCGCTTTCTCTGGAGCATGGACGGACGTGGTCGATGCAGCGGCGTCTGGTGGATCATACCGGATGACGAACGCGACCGGTTCGTGCACGCTGACGTTCGATGGCACGAAGGCGCAGGTGCTGGCCGCCCGAGGTCCTGCCAACGGCATCATGAATGTCTCTCTCGACGGAACCTCTCCGGTGCCCGTCGACCTCTATGCTAGCTCCCCGGCGTATCAGCAAGCCGTCTACAGCACACCGGACCTTCCGCTTGGCAGACACACGCTGACAATCTCGTGGACCGGGACGAAGAACAGGAAAGCGTCGTCCACGGCGATCAACGTGGACGCATTCGATGTGACTGGCAGTCTGCCGCCCAGGGTCGTCCGTGTCAGCGGGATTCTGTCTGCCGACGCGACCTGGACTCCCAATGCCGTATGGGTCGTAGATCAGACGGTAATTGTTCCAGAGGGTCGCCGGTTGGCGATCGTGGCTGGGACTGTAGTCAAGTTTGCGCCCTCCACCAACGGCTATACGTCATCAACATCAGGCATCAAAGTCCTCGGGACGCTCGATGCCCGCGGCACGGCCGACGCCCCCATCGTCTTCACGTCCATCAAAGACGACTCGGTGGGCGGCGACACCGACAACGCGGTCGCCACGCCTGCGCCGAAGGACTGGGGCGGCGTCGGCTTCACCGGGGCCGCGTCGAGCGGAAGCGTCCTTGCGAACGCCGAGATCCGCTACGCCGGCTGGCAGTGGGTCTTCGACGCGTACAACCGCTACACCGTCATGCCCATCGAAGACGGGGCCGCTCCAGACATCCACGACCTGACGATCCGCGACTGCGGCAACAGCGGGATGCGGATCGCCGCCGCCTCCCCGGCGATGTCGCGCCTTGCGATCCGCGGCTGCGACACCGGCATCGAGGTGCAGTCCGGATCGCCATCGGTCACGGACTCGGCGCTGTCGAACAACAGGTACTATGGTGTGCACATCACCAGCGGCGGACCGTCTCTGAAGCGCAACTTCATACTCCGCAACGGCTACGCAGGCATCTACGTTAGCGGTCCCGGCGTTACCGCTCGCATCAACTACAACGACATTTATGGCAATGGGGCTTCCGGCGTCGTCAACCTCGTCGCCCCTGCCGGCAGCCCCATCGACGCTCTGCGCAACTATTGGGGTCGGGTTTCTGGCCCCCGGGACGTAGAATTCACGTATGCCCAATGCGAACCATGGCTTTGGAGCCCTTTCGCGACACCGAAGAGCGCTCAAGTACTGGGTGGGAGGACTCCGTGCGGCCGCTGGGGCGAGCCGGTGAACACCTCCACGGGCAACTTCTACTACCAGGCCGTGGACCTCACGTTGCCCGGTGTGGGTCCCGCCATCATTGTCGGCCGGACGTACAACCACCAAGATGCCCAGTTGCGGACCGTGCTCGGATATGGGTGGATGCTCGACAGCGAGTCGTACGTGCAGCAGCAAGATGATGGGTCAGCGCTCGTGGTGTATCCCGGAGGCGCGCGCAAGACTTTCTCCCCGGACGGCGCAGACGGCTACGTCCCCCCACAGGGGACGCTCGAGAAGCTCGCAGCGCGCTCAGGCGGCGGCTGGACGCTGACGTACCTCGATGGCACCGTCAACACGTACGCGCCGAACGGCTCTCTGCTAAGCGTGACGGACCGCTATGGAAATACGGTCACCTACACGCGCAACTCTCTTGGCGCGGTCACGCGCATCGAAGGTGCAGGCGGGCGGTTCGTGAACTTCACCTACACAGGCGACCTGCTCACCAAAGTCGTCGACAACGCCGGCCGCCAGGTGACGTACGCGTACTCGACATCCGGCGACCTGCTCGCCGTCACAGACACTGCTGGCAGCACGACGCGCTACACGTACGACGATCAGCACCGCATCGTCGCAGTCGCGTCGCCCAAGCACCCGTCCACTCCTTTCGTCTCGCACACGTACGATGCCGAGAACCGCGTGGCGGTACAGCACGACGGCTACGGCAATACTGGCACGCTGTCGTACGCCGAAGGCGCGACGACGATCACCAACAACCGGGGCTACATGCAGGTCCACGCCTTCGACAGCGAGTTCCGCCTCACTGCCGAGACTGATGGAGCGGGCAATACGACGCGCCGGACGTATAACTCCGCAGGTCTCGTGGAGAGCGTGACGGACGCCAACGGCCACAGGAAGGCCTTCACCTACGACGCCAACGGGAACCGCACGAGCGCAACCGACGCTGCGGGTCACACGACGCGCGCGGCGTACGACCTGTCCAACAACAACATCCGGTGGGAAGAAAACGCCGAGGGCGTTCGGACGACCTACACATACGACTCTACCGGGACCTACCTTGAGCGGGTCTCGAATCCGGTCTTCGAAATCGTCTACGGCCACTTCGCGAATGGCCTCGTCTCGGAGATGACGCTTGCTGGTGCCACCACGCGATACTCGTACGACGCCGCGGGACGGCTGACGAGCGTCACCGATCCGCTGGGAGGGGTCTCTGCGTTCACCTACGACGCCGCCGGCAACCTTCTCTCCACCACCGACCCCATGGGGCGCGTAGCACGCTTCACCTACGACGCCGCGGGCCGGGTGCTCACAGCCACCGACCCGGCGGGCGGGGTAACGCGTTTCGCGTACGATGCGAACGGCAACCGCACCTCTATCACCGACTCGCGCGGGAACACCACGAGGTTCAGCTACGACGTGATGGACAAGCTCTCGGGCGTGACTGACCCGCTGTCGAACACCTGGACTTACACCTACGACCCCAACTACAACCTCGCCTCGGTCACCGACCCCAAAGGCGCCACCACCCGCTACACGTACTCGGCGAACGACCTGCTTGCCGAGACCCGCGACTCGCTCGGCAACACGTGGCGCTTCACCTACGACGCCGCAGGCAACCTGCTCCGCTCCGAGCAGCCGAACGGGACCTCTGTCGCCCGCACCTACACTCCAGACGGCCTGCTCGCGCGCGCCGAGCACTCCACAGGCGAGTCGTACAGCTTCTCCTACACGCCCGCGCACCGGCTCTCCTCCGTGACCGACGCAGCCGGCCGCACGCTGTCCTTCTCCTACAACCCGGTGGGGTGGCTCACGAGGGCAGCCGACACCTCCGGCGAGCGGAGCTTCGAGACCACGTACGCCTACGATGCGGCCGGGCGCGTCACTGCGCTCGGCTCGGACGGCGCCCCCGCGATCACCTACGCCTACGACGCAGCAGGCCGCCTCACCTCCCTTGCGCTTTCCGGCTTTGGCGCCGCGACCTTCGCCTATGACGCCGCAGGCGCGCTTGTCGGCTCGAGCCTCCCGAACGGCGTCGAGACCGCCTACGCCTACGACGCCGCAGGCCGCCTCGCGAGCATCGTGACGACCACGGCCTCTGGCGCGATCGCCGAGGCCTACGCGCGGGACGCGGCAGGCAAGGTCACGTCCGATGCGGCAGGCGCCTACGCCTTCGACGCCGCAGGCCGGCTCGTCTCCTGGACCGCGCCCGGAGGTGCGGTGACGACGTACTCCTACGATGCCGCCTCCAACCTCGTCTCCGTCTCGGTCGACGGCAGCACGACGGCGAGCTTCGACGTGGACGCCGCATGCCGCATCACGAACCCCGGCTTCACCTATGACGCCGCAGGCAACCTCACCTGCGACGGCAAGCGCCGCTTCTCCTACGACGCCGCAGGGCGCCTGACCGCCGTCGTCGATGCATCCACCGGAACCACCATCGTCTCCTACGCCTACGACGCCTTCAACCGCAGGGTCTCCGCCACAGAAGGCACCGCGACCGTCTACTACCACTACGACGGGCTAAGCGCGCGCGTGATCGCCGAGACCGACGCTGAAGGCGCGATCCTCGCCTCGTACGCCTACGATGCGTCTGGTAGGCTCTTTGCGATGACGAGGGGAGGCGACACGTACTTCTACCGCCTGAACGCCCGGGGCGACGTGGTGGCGCTTACCGACTCCTCCGGCGCTATCGTCAACACGTACTCCTACGACCCGTGGGGGAATCCGCTTCCTGCGCACGAGTCCGTACCCAACCCCTACCGCTACGCGAGCTACCGCTACGATGCCGCGACCGGCCTCTATTGGTGCTGGAACCGCTATTACGCGCCTGAGCTCGCGCGGTTCCTGACGCGCGACATCTACCCCGGCGAGCTTCCCGACCCCGTGACCCTCAACCCGTACCTGTACTGCGGCGCTGACCCGGTGAACAACGTCGATCCGAGCGGGATGAATCCAGCAGTCGCCGTCCTCGGCATTGTCGCGGTGGGTGCTGCATGCATACCGGTGGTCTTACTGATCGCGTATGTTACAGGAGGTGCCTCTGTAAGAGTGCCTGCGGCCAACGAAGCTCGAGACGCGGCACGAACTGCGGGCACCCCGGAGGCAGAAGACGCCGCGAACGAGAAATGCAGACAGCTGTTCATCCAGGAGGTTCAAGACGTCGACGATGCGACGTACAGGGCAACGACAATCGAGGAATCCACGTACCAGATTCTGGGCGAGACCTTGTCGGGCAAAGAGATTCCAGGACTGCGAAAGTGA
- the fsa gene encoding fructose-6-phosphate aldolase, whose protein sequence is MKFFLDTADIGEIEEAASWGVLAGVTTNPTLYAKIGGRLSDFHAHIKRICEICDGPVSAETVSLDREGIVREGEELAAIAPNVVVKVPVMPEGLAATKTLAERGIAVNMTLCFTVPQALMAARAGARYVSPFVGRFDDISEDGLEHLGNIVAALRNYVFEHEVEVIAASIRHNQHVVAAALMGADIATVPFAVLQKLVKHPLTDRGLEAFLADWERVKNA, encoded by the coding sequence ATGAAGTTCTTCCTGGACACAGCAGATATCGGCGAGATCGAAGAAGCGGCCTCGTGGGGCGTGCTGGCGGGGGTGACGACCAACCCGACGCTGTACGCGAAGATCGGGGGACGGCTCTCGGACTTCCACGCGCACATCAAGCGCATCTGCGAGATCTGCGACGGTCCCGTCTCGGCTGAGACGGTCTCGCTCGATCGCGAAGGGATCGTGCGCGAGGGCGAGGAGCTCGCTGCCATCGCGCCGAACGTCGTCGTGAAGGTGCCGGTGATGCCCGAGGGGCTCGCCGCCACCAAGACGCTTGCCGAGCGCGGGATCGCCGTGAACATGACGCTGTGCTTCACGGTCCCGCAGGCGCTCATGGCGGCACGCGCAGGCGCCCGGTACGTCTCGCCGTTCGTCGGACGCTTCGATGACATCTCCGAAGACGGCCTCGAGCACCTGGGCAACATCGTGGCCGCGCTGCGCAACTACGTCTTCGAGCACGAGGTCGAGGTCATCGCTGCGTCGATCCGCCACAACCAGCACGTCGTCGCGGCGGCCCTCATGGGGGCCGACATCGCGACCGTGCCGTTCGCCGTGCTGCAGAAGCTCGTGAAGCACCCGCTGACCGATAGAGGCCTCGAGGCCTTCCTTGCCGACTGGGAGAGAGTGAAGAACGCATGA
- a CDS encoding ATP cone domain-containing protein: MPPSVPPILIKDEKHGLPYSRGLMTQSFTATGLSPARAYVAAQRLQDELVERGVRQITLHELQEMAERVLREHAGAEYADRYVKLIELSKLERPLVIMIGGTTGVGKSTIATEIAHRLGITRIVSTDSIREVMRGIFARELMPAIYESSFNAWRGLRVPVPHGANPVIVGFREQTAVVATGVRSLVERATIEGESVVVEGVHIVPGYIEPSQFSNAVVVQILITVDDEEAHRSRFYIREIQTDGTRPFEKYRANFGNIRLLGRYIEDLAVEHGIPIVHSHQLDKTVAEVLELIVNAAIRSDEERRPREAGETHEGAHTA, encoded by the coding sequence ATGCCGCCTTCCGTCCCGCCGATCCTCATCAAAGACGAGAAGCACGGGCTTCCCTACAGCCGCGGGCTCATGACGCAGTCGTTCACCGCGACCGGCCTGTCGCCGGCGCGCGCGTACGTGGCCGCCCAGCGCCTGCAAGACGAGCTCGTCGAGCGAGGCGTCCGGCAGATCACGCTGCATGAGCTCCAAGAGATGGCGGAGCGCGTCTTGCGCGAGCACGCAGGAGCCGAGTACGCGGACCGCTACGTGAAGCTCATCGAGCTCTCGAAGCTGGAGCGGCCGCTCGTGATCATGATCGGCGGCACCACCGGCGTGGGCAAGTCCACCATCGCCACGGAGATCGCTCACCGGCTCGGCATCACGAGGATCGTGTCGACGGATTCCATCAGAGAGGTCATGCGTGGTATCTTTGCACGGGAGCTCATGCCGGCGATTTACGAATCCTCGTTCAACGCGTGGCGCGGGCTCCGGGTTCCAGTGCCTCACGGGGCGAATCCGGTCATCGTCGGCTTCCGGGAGCAGACCGCAGTCGTCGCGACCGGCGTGCGTTCGCTCGTGGAGCGCGCCACCATCGAAGGCGAGAGCGTCGTGGTGGAGGGCGTGCACATCGTCCCCGGGTACATCGAACCTTCGCAGTTCTCCAACGCGGTCGTCGTCCAGATCCTGATCACGGTCGACGACGAAGAGGCGCACAGGAGCCGCTTCTACATCCGCGAGATACAGACGGACGGCACCAGGCCGTTCGAGAAGTACCGGGCGAACTTCGGGAACATCCGGCTGCTCGGAAGGTACATCGAGGACCTGGCGGTGGAGCACGGGATCCCCATCGTGCACAGCCACCAGCTCGACAAGACGGTGGCCGAAGTGCTGGAGCTGATCGTGAACGCCGCGATCAGAAGCGACGAGGAGAGAAGGCCCCGCGAAGCGGGCGAGACGCACGAAGGAGCGCACACGGCATGA
- a CDS encoding DUF1611 domain-containing protein: MSTVVALIDGEHYPPVVRSALAALSSEFDVVTAAFVGGTEKVDAGHDEVYGVPVIRAASAAEALEAAIERYRPHAVVDLSDEPVLSADDRFRLASIALAHGVEYRGADFTFSPPRAKLDLRTPALAIIGTGKRVGKTAVSAHVARRLKERGVDVVVVAMGRGGPVAPELIRGDEIELTTADLLKLARQGKHAASDNYEDAMMSRVTTVGCRRCGGGLAGETFFSNVAEGARLADTLGKDVVVLEGSGAAIPPVAADATLLVVGAGQGPRYVEGYFGPFRLARAHGVVVAGAEEPVASAEETDALVASIERLRPGVPVVRVVFRPRPLEPIEGARVFFASTAPAALLEHLARHLEATYGCTVIAASPNLSNRARLREDVAAVAGRADVFVTELKAAAVDVVAALGEEMGIKTVLADNVPEPVGDDDLDGLIVALAEQARQRGGKGGA; this comes from the coding sequence GTGAGCACGGTCGTGGCTCTCATCGACGGTGAGCACTATCCGCCGGTCGTCCGCTCGGCGCTCGCCGCGCTGTCTTCCGAGTTCGATGTGGTCACGGCGGCGTTCGTCGGCGGAACGGAGAAGGTCGACGCCGGTCACGACGAGGTCTACGGCGTCCCGGTGATCCGCGCGGCATCGGCCGCCGAAGCGCTGGAAGCTGCCATCGAGCGGTACCGGCCGCACGCCGTGGTGGACCTCTCGGACGAGCCGGTCCTCTCTGCCGACGATCGGTTCCGGCTGGCGTCGATCGCGCTCGCGCACGGCGTGGAGTACCGCGGCGCGGACTTCACCTTCTCGCCGCCGCGCGCCAAGCTCGACTTGCGGACGCCGGCTTTGGCGATCATCGGCACGGGGAAGCGCGTCGGCAAGACGGCGGTCTCGGCCCACGTCGCGCGGCGGCTGAAAGAGCGCGGCGTCGACGTCGTGGTGGTGGCGATGGGCAGGGGAGGCCCCGTGGCCCCCGAGCTCATCCGGGGAGACGAGATCGAGCTCACCACCGCCGATCTGCTCAAGCTCGCGAGGCAGGGCAAGCACGCGGCTTCGGACAACTACGAGGACGCGATGATGAGCCGGGTCACCACCGTGGGATGCCGCCGGTGCGGCGGAGGGCTCGCTGGCGAGACGTTCTTCAGCAACGTCGCGGAAGGCGCACGGCTCGCGGACACCCTCGGCAAGGACGTCGTGGTCCTCGAAGGCTCCGGCGCCGCCATCCCGCCGGTCGCGGCTGACGCGACGCTGCTCGTGGTCGGCGCTGGCCAGGGGCCGCGGTACGTGGAGGGGTACTTCGGGCCGTTCCGCCTCGCGCGGGCCCACGGCGTCGTCGTGGCCGGAGCAGAAGAGCCGGTCGCGTCCGCGGAAGAGACAGACGCGCTCGTCGCATCGATCGAGCGGCTGCGCCCGGGCGTCCCGGTGGTGCGTGTGGTCTTCCGGCCGCGCCCCCTGGAGCCCATCGAGGGCGCGAGGGTCTTCTTCGCGTCCACTGCGCCCGCTGCACTGCTGGAGCACCTTGCGCGGCACCTGGAGGCAACGTACGGCTGCACCGTGATCGCCGCAAGCCCCAACCTCTCGAACCGGGCTCGACTGCGGGAAGACGTCGCAGCGGTGGCGGGCAGGGCAGACGTGTTCGTCACCGAGCTCAAGGCCGCGGCCGTCGACGTCGTCGCTGCTCTCGGAGAGGAGATGGGCATCAAGACGGTGCTCGCCGACAACGTTCCAGAGCCCGTCGGCGACGACGATCTCGATGGCCTCATCGTCGCGCTTGCCGAGCAGGCCCGTCAGCGCGGTGGAAAGGGCGGTGCGTGA
- a CDS encoding metallophosphoesterase family protein: MTDRFPIIIVQVSDLHLGSQYHIPSLATRVVDEINELAPDAVVVTGDLTDMGFRQEFKAAKRLLSRIRVSRMMVLPGNHDARNVGDMHFEELFGARSNEIAFDGVRIVGLDSSEPDLDTGRVGRERYRWIEERFSEPEEFKIAALHHHLLPVPGTGRERNIVHDAGDLLRVLTNCGCDMVLCGHKHVPNVWRLEEMVVVNAGTACTYRLRGKAKACYNIVEIHESRVKVVLKRPFDAPEVVADFPRATRTVEVPRRAAVSRTEEG, translated from the coding sequence GTGACCGACCGCTTCCCGATCATCATCGTGCAGGTATCCGATCTGCATCTCGGCTCGCAGTACCACATACCGAGCTTGGCGACGCGCGTGGTCGACGAGATCAACGAACTTGCACCGGACGCGGTCGTGGTCACGGGGGACCTCACGGACATGGGGTTCCGGCAGGAGTTCAAGGCCGCCAAGCGGCTCCTTTCGCGCATCCGCGTGTCGCGGATGATGGTGCTGCCAGGCAACCACGACGCGCGCAACGTGGGCGACATGCACTTCGAGGAGCTCTTCGGCGCGCGCTCGAACGAGATCGCGTTCGACGGCGTGCGGATCGTCGGTCTCGACTCGTCGGAACCCGACCTGGACACGGGCCGCGTCGGTCGTGAGCGCTACCGGTGGATCGAGGAGCGCTTCTCGGAGCCGGAGGAGTTCAAGATCGCCGCGCTCCACCACCACCTGCTCCCGGTGCCAGGAACGGGACGCGAGCGCAACATCGTGCACGACGCGGGCGACCTGCTTCGCGTCCTCACCAACTGCGGATGCGACATGGTGCTGTGCGGGCACAAGCACGTCCCGAACGTGTGGAGGCTCGAAGAGATGGTCGTCGTCAACGCCGGCACCGCGTGCACCTACCGCCTGCGCGGCAAAGCGAAGGCGTGCTACAACATCGTGGAGATCCACGAGAGCCGCGTGAAGGTCGTCCTGAAGCGCCCCTTCGACGCGCCTGAGGTCGTCGCCGACTTCCCGCGCGCGACGCGCACCGTCGAAGTCCCGCGCCGTGCGGCGGTCTCCCGAACCGAGGAGGGCTGA